One genomic segment of Laspinema palackyanum D2c includes these proteins:
- a CDS encoding succinylglutamate desuccinylase/aspartoacylase family protein, with protein MSGVIQIGNATIPPGEQRRLELPVARLPTQTLLGLPVTVINGTRPGPRLWLSAAIHGDEINGVEIIRQVLHQISPRQLCGSIIAVPIVNVFGFIEQSRYLPDRRDLNRSFPGSARGSLASRLAHLFMKEVVMRCTHGIDLHTASHHRINLPQIRANLSDRETYRCAQAFGAPLMIHATTRDGSLRQAATQLGIPVLLYESGEALRFDEKGISVGTRGILRVMAMLGMISTFAPSPFPPSLEVKKTQWVRSPSSGILHLEVGLGQSISKKQRLGIICDAFGDQTMKVYAPFDGVIIGHTQNPLVNQGDAILNLAAIEP; from the coding sequence ATGTCCGGAGTCATTCAAATCGGCAATGCCACCATCCCACCGGGAGAACAAAGGCGCTTAGAATTGCCGGTTGCCCGACTGCCGACGCAAACTCTGCTAGGATTGCCCGTTACGGTCATCAATGGCACCCGCCCAGGGCCTCGACTCTGGTTGAGTGCCGCCATTCACGGCGATGAAATTAATGGGGTGGAAATTATTCGGCAAGTGCTGCATCAAATTTCCCCGCGTCAACTCTGTGGCAGCATCATCGCTGTCCCGATTGTGAATGTGTTCGGGTTCATTGAACAGTCACGCTACTTGCCCGATCGCCGCGACTTAAACCGCTCTTTTCCCGGTTCAGCGCGGGGCTCCTTAGCCTCTCGATTGGCGCATCTGTTTATGAAAGAAGTGGTGATGCGCTGTACTCATGGCATTGATTTACATACAGCTTCCCATCATCGAATTAATCTGCCTCAAATTCGGGCCAATCTGAGCGATCGCGAAACCTATCGCTGCGCTCAAGCATTTGGCGCACCCCTGATGATTCATGCCACAACTCGGGATGGTTCCTTGCGACAAGCGGCGACTCAGTTGGGAATTCCCGTTCTGCTCTATGAAAGTGGAGAAGCGCTCAGATTTGATGAGAAGGGGATCTCAGTGGGGACAAGGGGAATTCTGCGAGTCATGGCGATGCTGGGGATGATCTCCACGTTTGCACCCTCCCCATTCCCTCCTTCTTTAGAGGTCAAAAAAACCCAATGGGTGCGATCGCCCTCTAGTGGAATTCTGCACCTAGAAGTAGGACTGGGCCAATCTATCTCCAAAAAACAACGCTTAGGGATTATCTGTGATGCCTTTGGAGACCAGACGATGAAAGTTTATGCTCCCTTTGATGGGGTGATCATTGGTCATACCCAAAACCCATTGGTTAATCAAGGCGATGCGATTTTGAACCTGGCCGCCATTGAACCCTAA
- the rimK gene encoding 30S ribosomal protein S6--L-glutamate ligase produces MKIAILSQKASLYSTRRLKEAGEQRGHQMKVIDYLRCYMNIASHRPTVVYQQKQLEDFDAIIPRIGASKTFYGTAVVRQFEMMGVFTANESQAISRSRDKLRCLQLLAREGIGLPVTGFANSTKDIEGLIEIVGGAPLVIKLLEGTQGIGVVLAETTQAAKSVIEAFRGLDANILVQEFIKEAEGADIRCFVVGDKVVASMKRQSEPGEFRSNLHRGGTAEKIKLTPEERSTAVRAAKTMGLKVAGVDILRSNHGPVVIEVNSSPGLEGIEAASNVDVASKIIEFIEKNSAPKKTRDRIQY; encoded by the coding sequence ATGAAAATCGCGATTTTGTCGCAAAAGGCTTCGCTGTACTCCACTCGACGACTGAAAGAAGCGGGTGAGCAACGAGGCCATCAGATGAAGGTGATCGATTACCTGCGTTGTTATATGAATATCGCCTCTCATCGGCCAACGGTGGTCTATCAGCAGAAACAGTTAGAAGACTTTGATGCGATTATCCCTCGGATTGGGGCTTCTAAAACTTTCTACGGAACGGCGGTGGTGCGCCAGTTTGAGATGATGGGAGTGTTTACGGCGAATGAGTCTCAGGCGATTTCGCGATCGCGCGATAAACTGCGCTGCTTGCAACTGCTGGCGCGTGAAGGGATCGGACTGCCTGTCACAGGGTTTGCCAATTCCACGAAAGATATTGAAGGGTTAATCGAAATTGTTGGGGGTGCACCTCTGGTGATCAAACTACTGGAAGGCACCCAAGGGATTGGGGTTGTTTTAGCCGAAACCACCCAAGCCGCCAAATCGGTGATTGAAGCCTTTCGCGGGTTGGATGCCAATATTTTGGTGCAGGAATTTATTAAAGAAGCCGAAGGTGCTGATATCCGATGTTTTGTGGTGGGAGATAAGGTCGTCGCCTCGATGAAACGCCAGAGTGAACCGGGAGAATTTCGCTCTAATCTGCACCGGGGAGGTACAGCGGAAAAAATCAAGCTGACTCCAGAGGAACGCTCAACAGCGGTAAGAGCCGCTAAGACCATGGGGTTAAAGGTGGCGGGAGTGGATATTTTGCGATCGAATCATGGTCCGGTGGTGATTGAGGTGAATTCCTCACCGGGTTTGGAAGGGATTGAGGCGGCATCCAATGTGGATGTGGCAAGCAAGATTATCGAGTTTATTGAGAAAAATTCAGCCCCGAAAAAAACCCGCGATCGCATTCAATACTAA
- a CDS encoding ATP-dependent zinc protease family protein: MTQKPQLPIIGWREWVSLPELGIEKIKAKIDTGARSCAIHAFDIETFNQEGKHLVGFKVHPYQRDSIQTVATVSPLVDARQVRNSGGHAELRLVILTPIEILGYQWPIELTLTNRDVMGFRMLLGRQALRHRFLVDPGKSFLLSHK, translated from the coding sequence ATGACACAAAAACCACAACTCCCGATTATTGGTTGGCGGGAGTGGGTTTCCCTGCCTGAGCTGGGAATCGAGAAAATTAAAGCCAAAATTGATACGGGTGCGCGGTCTTGTGCCATCCATGCCTTTGATATTGAAACCTTCAACCAGGAAGGAAAACATTTAGTTGGTTTCAAAGTGCATCCGTATCAACGGGATAGCATTCAAACCGTTGCTACAGTTTCTCCCTTGGTCGATGCCAGACAGGTCCGCAATTCTGGCGGTCATGCTGAGTTAAGATTGGTCATTCTCACCCCCATAGAAATTTTAGGTTACCAATGGCCCATTGAACTCACCCTCACCAATCGGGATGTTATGGGATTTCGGATGTTGCTGGGACGTCAGGCGTTGCGGCATCGCTTTTTAGTCGATCCCGGAAAGTCATTTTTACTCAGTCATAAGTAG
- a CDS encoding pentapeptide repeat-containing protein — translation MNIEKFETLYREGNRDFSHWDLSQEKAAWVNMSYTNLTGADLSHSQFCSAILQGSTLIEANLEQTKLRAADLRRTDLSHANLRGADLSRADLIETNLRSANLEQANLTEVIFSQVILADANLSQANLQGLNLSGINLSGANLQDAHITEVTFHNANLSRANLSGLDLSHTDLSGANLSYADLSHTQLTEAILYGANLTGAILTSAQLDGAKMNGSLLDGADLSQANLQDAEVKWVDLTNTNLKNTDCVGACLKLANLSQANIIDGNLYHSDLKDALIAKHNHVE, via the coding sequence ATGAATATCGAAAAATTTGAGACCCTTTACCGAGAAGGAAACCGAGATTTTTCCCATTGGGATTTATCTCAAGAGAAAGCAGCGTGGGTTAACATGAGCTACACCAATCTGACAGGTGCAGACTTGAGTCATAGCCAATTCTGCTCCGCGATTCTTCAGGGTTCGACACTCATTGAAGCCAACTTAGAGCAAACCAAACTCAGAGCCGCTGATCTGCGCCGAACCGACTTGAGTCATGCCAATTTAAGGGGAGCTGACTTAAGTCGGGCGGATTTGATTGAAACTAACTTACGCAGTGCCAATCTAGAACAAGCAAATCTCACGGAGGTGATATTTAGTCAAGTTATCCTCGCCGACGCCAACTTGAGCCAAGCCAATCTCCAGGGACTGAACTTGAGCGGGATTAACCTGAGTGGTGCGAACTTACAAGACGCACATATCACGGAGGTTACCTTCCATAATGCCAATCTGTCTAGAGCCAATTTAAGCGGATTAGATCTCAGCCATACGGACCTGAGTGGTGCTAATCTTAGCTATGCAGATTTAAGCCATACACAACTCACGGAAGCTATACTTTACGGAGCCAATTTGACCGGGGCGATTTTGACATCCGCTCAGTTAGATGGTGCAAAAATGAATGGATCCCTTTTAGATGGCGCTGATCTGAGCCAAGCGAACCTTCAGGATGCGGAAGTCAAATGGGTGGATCTAACCAACACTAATCTAAAAAATACCGATTGTGTTGGCGCTTGTTTAAAACTGGCGAACCTGAGCCAAGCCAATATAATCGATGGCAACCTCTATCACAGTGATCTAAAAGACGCGCTCATAGCTAAACATAACCATGTTGAATAG
- a CDS encoding Coenzyme F420 hydrogenase/dehydrogenase, beta subunit C-terminal domain: MTAVQPSPKHQKSKALKPGSRPPAKELCSECGLCDTYYIHYVKEACAFLNQQIATLEESAHGLSRNLENPDEVYFGVHQQMMAARKQDPIPGAQWTGIVSTIACEMLDRGLVEGVVCVQNTPEDRFGPMPILARTKEEILAAKVNKPTLSPNLSVLEQVEKSGMKRLLVIGVGCQIQALRAVQKEMGLEKLYVLGTPCVDNVSREGLQKFLETTSKSPETVVHYEFMQDFRIHFKHEDGSIEKVPFFGLNTKELKDVFAPSCLSCFDYVNSLADLVVGYMGAPFGWQWIVVRNQTGQEMLDLVTEQLETQPVMSRGDRRAAVQQSIPAYEKGVTLPMWAAKLMGVAIERIGPKGLEYARFSIDSHFTRNYLYVKRNHPEKLEAHVPEFAKQIVSQYQLPES, translated from the coding sequence ATGACCGCAGTACAGCCCTCCCCCAAGCACCAGAAATCCAAAGCACTCAAACCCGGTAGCCGTCCTCCCGCGAAAGAATTGTGCAGCGAGTGTGGCCTTTGCGATACTTATTACATCCATTACGTCAAAGAAGCCTGCGCCTTTCTCAACCAACAAATCGCCACCCTGGAAGAAAGCGCCCACGGACTCAGCCGCAACTTAGAGAACCCCGATGAAGTGTATTTTGGCGTCCATCAACAAATGATGGCAGCGCGAAAGCAGGACCCGATCCCCGGTGCACAATGGACCGGAATCGTGAGCACGATCGCCTGTGAAATGCTCGATCGCGGCCTCGTTGAAGGAGTCGTCTGCGTTCAAAATACCCCCGAAGACCGATTCGGACCCATGCCAATCCTGGCGCGCACCAAAGAAGAAATCCTCGCCGCCAAAGTCAATAAACCCACCCTCTCCCCCAATCTGTCCGTCCTAGAACAAGTAGAAAAGTCTGGGATGAAACGCTTACTGGTGATTGGAGTCGGTTGTCAGATCCAGGCATTACGCGCGGTCCAAAAGGAAATGGGGTTAGAAAAACTCTATGTGTTAGGGACCCCCTGCGTTGATAACGTTTCCCGGGAAGGATTACAGAAATTTTTAGAAACCACCAGTAAATCCCCAGAAACGGTGGTGCATTACGAATTCATGCAGGATTTTCGGATTCATTTTAAACATGAGGACGGTTCTATCGAGAAAGTCCCATTTTTTGGCCTGAATACGAAAGAACTCAAAGATGTTTTTGCACCCTCTTGTTTGAGTTGCTTTGATTATGTCAACTCCCTGGCAGATTTAGTGGTGGGATATATGGGTGCGCCTTTTGGTTGGCAGTGGATTGTGGTTCGGAATCAAACGGGACAGGAAATGCTTGATTTGGTCACGGAACAGTTGGAAACTCAGCCGGTGATGTCCCGAGGCGATCGCCGTGCTGCGGTCCAACAGAGCATTCCCGCCTATGAAAAAGGGGTGACCCTGCCGATGTGGGCCGCCAAACTGATGGGAGTGGCGATCGAAAGAATTGGTCCGAAAGGATTAGAGTATGCTCGCTTTTCCATTGATTCCCACTTCACTCGCAACTATCTGTATGTCAAACGGAATCATCCCGAAAAATTAGAGGCTCATGTTCCCGAATTTGCCAAGCAGATTGTGAGTCAATATCAATTGCCAGAATCTTGA
- a CDS encoding PAS domain S-box protein: MEFLKQILAFEPDIFYGYAYLWNVNGIKLHLAEALGSTAMLPALAFADCSLFLIFLYLICTDRHLPDPRFPKNETPRFREIFNSSFQFMAVLNPEGMILDVNQTALEWGELQLEQVLGVSFWQTLWWSGNQPSQDRLMEAIAAANSGKSLRYETEIGGCGCPLRTLDFSIRPLLGDGGQVTQLIAEGRDITARKGYESELLRIRKAVDSAGDAIAISDLTRNRIYQNFACTELFGYTRDEMNAAGGPWRLYQDPALSRQVFETVSSGGSWQGEAEMKSKRGDCLQIAVRADAILDERHQIIGFIGIYTDITARRQLEAELHHQETDYRQLMEQASEGIFIIDAQGNYLNVNPRACEMLGYSREELLQLNFKAIACQPEIEIFSSPLDGLWVGKSRRSEHWLRRKNNTLLPVELSAKILPDGRMQAIVLDITERKRSEAALRKYQEQLENLVAQRTAELTRANRQLQSEIVARQKAQAELEQFFKVSADLMAIASFDGYFKRVNPAITDILGYSPEEFSRQFSLDWVHPDDRELSEEKTKQMLASKEAIAFENRYRTGDGSYKWISWSAVPVPEEQSIYCVGRDISDRKSVEDALHQETLRVTELQNRFQRLADNLPGVIYQYLITTEGTISFPYISSGCRDILELEPEEIEQNAHLMCSLIHPEDSQIFNESIARSAQTLQPWKRKFRVITPGGKIKWLQGESRPEPQPNGDILWDGVAIDITDLKQLEQELLHSEERFRTSVENMLDCFGIYSACRNEWGEIVDFRREYVNASARQQCHCSQNEREHDCSFCQVMPDLSQSILFSKYAQVVQTGEPLKEELILYEIEGNHDLNGMKNRPPVREAFDIRATKLGDGFAVVWRDISDRKQMETAIERERQQLQQIVNCAPVAIAMFDTQMCYLAHSSQWLTHHGLDFCGRSQTPDSNNGTQPSLIGRNYYQVSSDIPERWQQAHQRALQGKIVSVTEDLWQKLDGSYTYIRGTVSPWYLAEGEIGGIAIAIDCIDELVKAREAALESARFKSQFLANMSHEIRTPMNGVLGMAGLLLETPLSTQQYDYAKTIRASAQHLLSIINDILDFSKLEAGEMHLEQFDFNLYESIEQVLDLLGAQAEAKGLDLSCLFDPKLSQNLQGDPVRLGQILLNLVGNAIKFTEVGEIIIQASAIAETEETAFIRLSVKDTGIGISPEGQNKLFQSFSQVDASTKRQYGGTGLGLAICKQLVEMMGGQIGVDSKLGEGSTFWFTAEFKKQLHFTPIEGISHCKLPSLRVLVVDDNPRIRQSVRELTQAWGMHTDDAANATEAWNALQQTLKLNQPYDVLLLDLQLPSKEGLQLLESLHYNRDKFESHLFPETQVILMTNQSQRDIAESLLSKGVASYFFKPVRASRLFDTLINVVNGPSSIASHLSSLHSPIPPAYAINILVAEDNLINQTVILSQLEMLGYQPDCVTNGIEALESITKKTYDLVLMDCQMPVMDGYAATKELRRREEAQRHTIVIALTANAMRGDRQKCLDAGMDDYLSKPIEREDLAAAIRRWIHKKPGPDNCLQVPSPIKIPRIEPTAIPSSLLTLNTASPLPLSVPECPVNMERLLKVTRGNLSLQQRLLRVFLDKIPEDIGGITQALSTQDLAQMEHYAHRIKSAASNVGVSSMSAIAAQLESLARQQTLEGTAELASQLPTILEQVQGFFDEHFCQKTSV, encoded by the coding sequence ATGGAGTTTTTAAAGCAAATTCTTGCCTTTGAACCGGACATTTTCTACGGGTATGCTTACTTATGGAATGTTAACGGGATCAAACTCCATCTGGCGGAGGCTTTGGGAAGTACCGCCATGCTACCGGCCCTAGCTTTTGCTGACTGCTCACTTTTTTTAATTTTCCTCTATTTAATTTGTACCGATCGCCATCTTCCGGACCCGAGATTCCCGAAAAATGAAACCCCTCGGTTTCGGGAAATTTTCAACTCCAGCTTTCAGTTTATGGCGGTGTTAAATCCCGAAGGGATGATTCTGGATGTGAATCAAACCGCCCTAGAGTGGGGGGAGTTGCAATTAGAACAGGTGCTCGGGGTTTCCTTTTGGCAAACCCTTTGGTGGAGTGGGAATCAGCCGAGTCAAGACCGACTGATGGAGGCGATCGCCGCTGCGAACTCGGGAAAATCCCTGCGGTATGAAACGGAAATCGGCGGGTGCGGTTGTCCTTTGCGAACCTTGGATTTTTCCATTCGACCGCTGTTGGGGGATGGGGGCCAGGTCACCCAATTGATTGCCGAAGGTCGAGATATCACTGCGCGAAAAGGATATGAGTCAGAACTGCTGAGGATTCGCAAAGCGGTAGATAGTGCCGGGGATGCGATCGCCATCTCCGATCTGACGAGAAATCGGATTTATCAAAATTTCGCCTGCACTGAGCTATTCGGCTATACCCGGGACGAAATGAATGCTGCCGGAGGTCCCTGGAGGCTCTATCAAGACCCTGCCTTGAGTCGGCAAGTCTTTGAGACGGTTTCCTCTGGCGGTTCCTGGCAAGGGGAAGCCGAAATGAAGTCGAAAAGGGGTGACTGTTTACAGATTGCCGTCCGCGCCGATGCAATCCTAGACGAACGCCATCAAATCATCGGATTTATTGGGATTTATACCGATATCACCGCAAGACGACAGTTAGAAGCGGAACTTCATCACCAAGAAACTGATTACCGTCAGTTAATGGAACAAGCCTCGGAAGGCATATTCATTATCGATGCTCAGGGAAATTACCTGAATGTCAATCCCCGAGCCTGCGAGATGTTAGGCTATTCCCGAGAAGAACTTTTACAACTTAATTTCAAGGCGATCGCCTGTCAACCTGAAATTGAGATATTTTCCAGTCCATTGGATGGACTTTGGGTAGGAAAAAGCCGCAGAAGTGAACATTGGTTGCGGCGGAAAAATAATACCTTACTGCCGGTGGAATTGAGTGCTAAAATACTGCCAGATGGGCGAATGCAAGCGATTGTCCTGGACATCACCGAGCGCAAGCGGTCTGAAGCGGCTTTACGAAAATATCAAGAACAGCTTGAGAATTTAGTTGCCCAGCGCACCGCCGAACTCACCCGCGCTAACCGCCAACTGCAAAGCGAAATTGTGGCGCGCCAAAAAGCTCAAGCGGAATTGGAACAATTTTTTAAAGTGTCCGCTGATTTGATGGCGATCGCCTCTTTTGATGGGTACTTTAAGCGGGTTAATCCAGCCATTACTGATATTTTGGGGTACAGTCCAGAGGAGTTTTCCCGTCAGTTTTCCCTAGATTGGGTTCATCCCGATGATCGGGAACTCTCTGAGGAAAAAACCAAGCAAATGCTGGCTTCAAAAGAGGCGATCGCCTTTGAAAATCGCTATCGGACCGGGGATGGGTCTTATAAATGGATTTCTTGGTCCGCAGTTCCGGTTCCCGAAGAACAATCCATTTATTGTGTCGGACGGGATATTAGCGATCGCAAGTCGGTGGAAGATGCACTCCACCAAGAAACCCTCCGCGTCACCGAACTACAGAATCGCTTCCAACGCCTCGCGGATAATTTACCCGGGGTAATTTATCAATACCTCATTACCACTGAGGGCACAATTTCTTTTCCCTATATCAGTTCCGGTTGCCGGGATATTTTAGAATTAGAACCGGAAGAAATCGAACAAAATGCCCATTTAATGTGTTCTTTGATTCATCCCGAGGACTCGCAAATTTTCAACGAATCCATTGCGCGATCGGCTCAAACTCTACAACCCTGGAAGCGCAAATTTCGGGTAATAACCCCCGGGGGGAAAATAAAATGGCTGCAAGGGGAATCCCGTCCCGAACCCCAGCCGAATGGAGATATTCTTTGGGATGGCGTTGCCATTGATATTACGGATCTCAAACAGCTTGAACAAGAATTGTTACACAGTGAAGAACGGTTTAGAACTTCGGTGGAAAATATGCTGGACTGTTTTGGGATTTATTCCGCCTGCCGAAATGAATGGGGTGAAATCGTAGATTTTCGTCGGGAATATGTCAATGCTTCAGCAAGGCAACAGTGTCATTGCAGTCAAAATGAGAGAGAGCATGACTGTTCGTTTTGCCAAGTGATGCCGGATTTGAGTCAAAGCATTTTGTTTAGTAAATATGCTCAAGTTGTCCAAACGGGAGAACCGTTAAAGGAAGAATTAATTTTGTATGAAATTGAGGGCAATCATGACCTCAACGGGATGAAAAATCGTCCGCCTGTGCGGGAAGCGTTTGATATCCGCGCTACGAAACTGGGGGATGGATTTGCGGTGGTGTGGCGTGACATTAGCGATCGCAAGCAGATGGAAACGGCGATCGAACGGGAACGGCAGCAGTTACAACAAATTGTTAATTGTGCACCTGTGGCGATCGCGATGTTTGATACCCAAATGTGCTATCTCGCTCATTCCAGCCAATGGTTAACCCATCATGGACTAGACTTTTGTGGGCGATCGCAAACCCCGGACAGCAACAACGGCACTCAACCCTCGTTAATCGGTCGGAATTACTATCAAGTCTCATCGGATATTCCCGAACGCTGGCAACAAGCTCATCAGCGGGCTTTACAAGGGAAAATTGTTTCCGTCACCGAAGACCTTTGGCAAAAATTAGATGGGTCTTATACCTACATTCGGGGGACCGTTTCTCCCTGGTATCTAGCTGAAGGTGAAATCGGGGGAATTGCCATTGCGATTGACTGTATTGATGAATTAGTAAAAGCCCGGGAAGCCGCCTTAGAATCCGCCCGGTTTAAATCTCAATTCCTCGCCAATATGAGCCATGAAATTCGCACCCCCATGAATGGCGTATTAGGCATGGCGGGCTTACTCTTAGAAACCCCCCTCAGTACCCAACAATACGATTATGCCAAAACAATTCGCGCCAGCGCCCAACATTTACTCAGCATTATTAATGATATTCTCGACTTCTCTAAGTTAGAAGCCGGAGAAATGCACTTAGAACAATTCGACTTTAATCTGTACGAAAGTATCGAACAAGTGCTGGATTTATTAGGTGCACAAGCCGAAGCAAAAGGGTTAGACTTAAGTTGCTTATTTGACCCAAAGTTATCCCAAAATTTGCAGGGCGACCCCGTGCGATTGGGTCAAATTTTACTGAATTTAGTCGGCAATGCAATTAAATTTACAGAAGTCGGGGAAATTATTATTCAAGCCTCGGCAATTGCAGAAACAGAAGAAACCGCTTTTATACGCCTGAGTGTCAAGGATACGGGAATTGGCATTTCTCCTGAAGGGCAAAATAAACTTTTTCAATCCTTTTCCCAAGTGGATGCTTCGACCAAGCGTCAGTATGGAGGGACCGGCTTAGGCTTGGCTATTTGCAAGCAGCTTGTAGAAATGATGGGCGGACAAATTGGGGTTGACAGTAAACTCGGTGAAGGTTCCACCTTTTGGTTTACTGCTGAGTTCAAAAAACAACTCCATTTCACGCCGATAGAGGGTATTTCTCATTGTAAACTCCCAAGTTTACGGGTATTAGTAGTTGATGATAACCCGCGAATTCGTCAGTCTGTCCGAGAGTTAACCCAAGCTTGGGGAATGCATACTGATGATGCCGCCAATGCCACAGAAGCTTGGAATGCTTTACAACAAACCCTCAAGCTCAATCAACCCTATGATGTACTGTTACTGGATTTACAACTGCCTTCAAAGGAGGGATTGCAGCTATTAGAAAGCCTGCATTACAATCGCGATAAATTTGAATCTCACCTGTTTCCCGAAACTCAGGTCATTTTAATGACCAATCAAAGCCAACGAGACATTGCTGAATCCCTGTTATCTAAAGGGGTAGCCAGTTATTTCTTTAAACCCGTCCGGGCTTCCCGATTGTTTGATACCCTGATTAATGTGGTGAATGGTCCATCCTCCATCGCCTCTCATCTGAGTTCGCTGCACTCACCCATTCCCCCAGCTTATGCGATTAATATTTTAGTGGCGGAAGATAACCTAATTAACCAAACGGTGATTTTAAGTCAGTTAGAAATGTTAGGGTATCAACCGGATTGTGTCACGAATGGCATAGAAGCGTTGGAATCTATCACTAAAAAAACCTACGATTTGGTTTTGATGGATTGTCAAATGCCGGTGATGGATGGGTATGCGGCTACAAAAGAGTTGCGCCGTCGGGAGGAGGCACAACGACATACCATCGTGATTGCACTCACCGCCAATGCCATGCGAGGCGATCGCCAAAAATGTCTCGATGCCGGGATGGATGATTATCTGAGTAAACCTATCGAACGAGAAGATTTAGCCGCCGCCATCCGCCGTTGGATTCATAAAAAACCGGGACCGGATAACTGTCTCCAAGTCCCATCCCCCATCAAAATTCCTCGCATTGAACCCACAGCCATTCCCTCTAGCCTCCTGACTCTAAATACCGCATCTCCCTTACCTCTTTCTGTTCCAGAATGCCCGGTCAATATGGAACGGTTGCTAAAAGTAACCCGAGGGAATCTGTCTCTACAGCAGCGACTTTTACGGGTATTTCTTGATAAAATACCCGAGGATATTGGTGGGATTACCCAGGCATTATCCACCCAAGATTTAGCCCAAATGGAACATTACGCTCATCGAATTAAAAGTGCGGCTAGTAATGTTGGGGTATCTTCTATGTCTGCGATCGCCGCTCAATTAGAAAGTTTAGCCCGTCAACAAACCTTAGAAGGTACGGCTGAACTGGCGAGTCAGTTGCCGACTATTTTAGAACAAGTCCAAGGATTTTTTGACGAACACTTTTGTCAGAAAACATCAGTTTAG
- a CDS encoding PspA/IM30 family protein, whose product MALGDRINRLIRSNITDWKHQRKDYQRELEQTLTEFKTSVQNAVSSQEVLLRDYYNAQQQADELVASAKLALQQQNEPLARELLTRKQSYSKQADELKQRLNELIPTVTLLKQQLSALESERDIFKASLASANLEQDLEAMPDLDFAEIDAELELLRSRLHRL is encoded by the coding sequence ATGGCATTAGGCGATCGCATTAATCGACTGATTCGTTCCAATATCACCGATTGGAAACATCAACGGAAAGACTATCAACGGGAACTCGAACAAACCTTAACTGAATTCAAAACAAGTGTTCAAAATGCCGTATCCAGTCAAGAAGTCCTCTTGCGGGACTATTACAATGCCCAACAGCAAGCTGATGAATTAGTCGCATCCGCTAAACTCGCCTTACAACAGCAAAATGAACCCCTCGCCCGGGAACTCTTAACCCGCAAACAAAGCTACAGCAAACAGGCAGACGAACTCAAACAACGACTGAATGAATTAATCCCCACAGTGACTCTGCTCAAACAGCAACTTTCTGCCTTAGAATCTGAACGAGATATTTTTAAAGCCAGTCTCGCTTCCGCTAACTTAGAACAAGATTTAGAAGCCATGCCGGACCTAGATTTTGCAGAAATTGATGCCGAATTAGAACTGTTGCGATCGCGCCTGCATCGACTGTAG